One window of the Gemmatimonadota bacterium genome contains the following:
- a CDS encoding P1 family peptidase: ALPGRFYYGRRGAGRWAGVGQGGAFREIGATKIAVFTVVNALGDIVDREGRVRTRDHRHPYDKLEARLARGSKSRPDQVGRHTTLTLVVTNQKWTQGELNQIGRQVHASMARAIQPFHTTRDGDVLFTASTGEVENRRLKSTTDFGMIASEMAWDAVLNSLGE; this comes from the coding sequence GGCATTACCGGGCCGGTTCTACTACGGCCGGCGCGGCGCGGGACGCTGGGCGGGCGTCGGCCAGGGAGGCGCTTTTCGCGAAATCGGCGCGACGAAGATCGCGGTGTTCACCGTGGTGAACGCCCTGGGCGATATCGTCGACCGCGAAGGCCGGGTCCGCACGCGGGATCATCGCCATCCCTACGACAAGCTGGAAGCGCGCCTCGCCAGAGGCTCGAAATCCAGGCCCGACCAGGTGGGCAGGCATACCACGCTGACGCTGGTCGTGACCAACCAGAAATGGACCCAGGGTGAACTGAACCAGATCGGCAGGCAGGTCCACGCGTCCATGGCCCGGGCGATCCAGCCCTTTCACACGACGCGGGACGGGGACGTGCTGTTTACGGCGTCGACGGGCGAGGTGGAGAACAGGCGTCTGAAGAGCACGACCGATTTCGGGATGATCGCCTCGGAAATGGCCTGGGACGCCGTGCTGAACAGCCTGGGGGAGTGA
- a CDS encoding phytanoyl-CoA dioxygenase family protein has protein sequence MILTSDEVAQFKTHGYVAKPGFFSDRETRAFQAEIDRLMEDGALRNVATAGDGKTASTTQRNLQLCPMYRHSDLFRALPFQPDVAGAISRLIGDPYILHLDQVFLKPGGDGMGTHWHQDNAYFKIRDPLMGTAMWIAVHDATVENGTMQVIPGSYRTPYEHSRDPYSDHHIRCYPPEEQADTIELKAGGALFFCYGTAHCTGHNQTDQSRAGIAFHFLRADFAPEQLIADGRDYRPYVTGPQATGGVAEYGVRVDGTWESEVEKALEHGHTVG, from the coding sequence CGGACCGGGAGACCCGGGCCTTCCAGGCCGAGATCGATCGTCTCATGGAAGACGGCGCGCTGCGCAACGTCGCCACGGCGGGCGACGGGAAGACGGCGTCCACCACGCAGCGCAATCTGCAACTGTGCCCCATGTACCGGCACAGCGACCTCTTCAGAGCCCTCCCGTTCCAGCCCGACGTGGCCGGTGCCATCTCCCGGTTGATCGGAGATCCCTATATTCTCCACCTGGACCAGGTTTTTCTCAAACCGGGCGGAGACGGCATGGGCACCCACTGGCACCAGGACAACGCCTATTTCAAGATCCGTGATCCGCTCATGGGAACGGCCATGTGGATCGCCGTGCACGACGCCACCGTCGAGAACGGCACCATGCAGGTGATCCCCGGCAGCTACCGGACCCCCTACGAGCACAGCCGGGACCCCTACAGCGACCACCACATCCGCTGTTATCCCCCGGAGGAGCAGGCGGATACCATCGAACTGAAGGCGGGCGGTGCCCTGTTCTTCTGCTACGGCACCGCGCATTGCACCGGCCACAACCAGACGGACCAGTCCCGCGCCGGCATCGCCTTTCATTTTCTGCGCGCGGACTTCGCGCCAGAGCAGCTCATCGCGGACGGCCGAGACTACCGGCCCTATGTCACCGGACCACAGGCGACGGGGGGCGTCGCCGAGTACGGCGTCCGCGTGGACGGCACGTGGGAATCCGAAGTGGAGAAGGCGCTGGAGCACGGCCACACCGTGGGTTGA